In one window of Schistosoma haematobium chromosome 5, whole genome shotgun sequence DNA:
- a CDS encoding hypothetical protein (EggNog:ENOG410VEXQ~COG:H~BUSCO:EOG091G0Z4E~SECRETED:SignalP(1-17)) — protein MPSTSFFVEMFVSLSAGALFYASGKVVHGFGRGSKQLGIPTANLEESIVTEIPDSTKNGIYFGWAKLSNTPVYKMVMSIGWNPYFKNIKRSVEVHILHRFEENFYGDTIEVIAVKYFRPEYDFPSIADLIKQIHTDICEANLFLDKSEALVWSKHDLFNEKRSMINYKCT, from the exons ATGCCTTCAACGTCCTTTTTTGTAGAAATGTTTGTTAGTTTGTCAGCTGGAGCATTGTTTTATGCATCTGGTAAAGTCGTGCATGGTTTTGGAAGAGGATCAAAACAGCTGGGAATTCCAACTG CAAATCTTGAAGAATCTATTGTTACTGAAATACCAGACTCAACTAAAAATGGCATTTACTTCGGATGGGCTAAATTGAGCAACACTCCAGTGTATAAAATGGTGATGAGTATTGGATGGAAtccttattttaaaaatatcaaacgtTCTGTG GAAGTCCATATACTCCATAGATTTGAGGAGAATTTCTATGGTGACACAATTGAGGTAATTGCTGTTAAGTACTTCAGACCTGAATATGACTTTCCAAGCATTG CGgatttaattaaacaaatacATACAGATATATGTGAAGCTAATTTATTCCTTGATAAATCAGAAGCTTTGGTCTGGAGTAAACATGATTTGTTCAATGAAAAAAGATCGATGATCAACTACAAATGTACTTAA
- a CDS encoding hypothetical protein (EggNog:ENOG410VEXQ~COG:H~BUSCO:EOG091G0Z4E), with amino-acid sequence MFVSLSAGALFYASGKVVHGFGRGSKQLGIPTANLEESIVTEIPDSTKNGIYFGWAKLSNTPVYKMVMSIGWNPYFKNIKRSVEVHILHRFEENFYGDTIEVIAVKYFRPEYDFPSIADLIKQIHTDICEANLFLDKSEALVWSKHDLFNEKRSMINYKCT; translated from the exons ATGTTTGTTAGTTTGTCAGCTGGAGCATTGTTTTATGCATCTGGTAAAGTCGTGCATGGTTTTGGAAGAGGATCAAAACAGCTGGGAATTCCAACTG CAAATCTTGAAGAATCTATTGTTACTGAAATACCAGACTCAACTAAAAATGGCATTTACTTCGGATGGGCTAAATTGAGCAACACTCCAGTGTATAAAATGGTGATGAGTATTGGATGGAAtccttattttaaaaatatcaaacgtTCTGTG GAAGTCCATATACTCCATAGATTTGAGGAGAATTTCTATGGTGACACAATTGAGGTAATTGCTGTTAAGTACTTCAGACCTGAATATGACTTTCCAAGCATTG CGgatttaattaaacaaatacATACAGATATATGTGAAGCTAATTTATTCCTTGATAAATCAGAAGCTTTGGTCTGGAGTAAACATGATTTGTTCAATGAAAAAAGATCGATGATCAACTACAAATGTACTTAA